A single genomic interval of uncultured Sphaerochaeta sp. harbors:
- a CDS encoding MurR/RpiR family transcriptional regulator, with protein MQEVSAIYTIRSKYNTLSAKEKKIADFILEHPKESVNPSIEKLAERIGISESTMVRFARKLGYSGYQRFRIALARETIPKNEQVFETELLEGEEVVDMVFKNAQHTLSETLGAIDRKAIKESATLIAKARSVFLMGLGGSNTLAQDAYHKFIRTGINCQYAADFHMQLMLASQAAKDDVALIVSHTGEGYDTLALAEELRNNGAKLLILTSNARSPLAKLGDYVLSVSPCCSKIVAESFSARITSLVLIDVLYVEILELMENTGVENLNKMRDVIAKRRI; from the coding sequence ATGCAAGAAGTAAGTGCCATCTATACGATTCGAAGCAAGTACAACACCCTCAGTGCGAAAGAGAAGAAAATTGCTGACTTCATCCTCGAACATCCCAAGGAATCGGTAAACCCGAGTATTGAGAAACTAGCAGAGAGAATTGGGATCAGCGAATCAACCATGGTTCGCTTTGCCCGTAAACTTGGATACTCAGGATACCAGCGCTTTCGTATCGCCCTTGCAAGGGAAACCATCCCCAAAAATGAACAAGTCTTTGAAACTGAGCTCCTTGAGGGTGAAGAGGTAGTGGATATGGTCTTCAAGAATGCACAACATACCCTCTCTGAAACACTGGGGGCCATTGACCGTAAGGCAATCAAGGAAAGTGCAACATTGATTGCCAAGGCTCGCTCGGTATTTCTCATGGGCCTCGGAGGTTCCAATACCCTTGCCCAGGATGCATATCATAAATTTATCAGAACAGGAATCAACTGCCAGTATGCTGCTGACTTCCATATGCAACTTATGCTCGCCAGCCAAGCAGCAAAGGATGATGTTGCCCTTATTGTAAGTCATACCGGTGAAGGCTATGACACCCTTGCCCTGGCAGAAGAGCTCAGAAACAATGGAGCCAAGCTGCTTATTTTAACCAGCAATGCACGATCCCCTTTGGCAAAACTGGGAGACTATGTCTTGTCTGTAAGCCCTTGTTGTTCGAAAATAGTTGCAGAATCCTTTTCTGCCAGGATTACCTCCTTGGTGCTTATCGATGTCCTGTACGTGGAAATCCTTGAGCTCATGGAGAATACTGGGGTGGAAAATTTGAATAAAATGAGAGATGTTATCGCAAAACGAAGAATTTAA
- a CDS encoding sugar ABC transporter substrate-binding protein, giving the protein MKMKTMVIIALLLGLVLAPMFAQGTKDEAAPQEIRVLLANHPYGELLKTKIPEFEAETGIKVNYESLQESQLTNKLTTEFATNSSTVDVFMTRPLQEGLMFIKNGWYESLDNYDFADYPANSVDIGRKDGKAYIVPLVTEWQVMYYRKDLFKKAGLSVPTTFAELENAARVLNKDGVAGFASRGKGAAAVTQISSYIYNYGGRYLEDGKAVFDSPEAIEAIRYYGKLLGNYGPQGVTSMSWENIMPVFQAGKVAMWTDASVFYGQIVDPAKTEIPAEDIGVAQLPRGPKDDSPFIVVSWGMAMSSASKNKDAAQKFLDWATSKELAKEGMLTNITMARDSAWADAEVRAVMNPSLVETQAHAAKNGFPFDRPFMSSVGQARDLIGEVIIESINTKGTSSKLSALASEKADAVDELLKADGEYGL; this is encoded by the coding sequence ATGAAGATGAAAACAATGGTCATTATTGCGCTGTTGCTCGGTCTTGTGTTGGCACCAATGTTCGCACAAGGGACTAAAGATGAAGCAGCCCCGCAAGAGATCCGTGTGTTGCTGGCTAACCACCCTTATGGGGAGTTGCTGAAGACCAAGATTCCTGAATTCGAAGCAGAGACTGGGATCAAGGTAAACTATGAGAGTCTGCAGGAGAGCCAGCTCACCAATAAGTTGACCACTGAATTTGCAACCAACAGTTCCACCGTGGATGTGTTTATGACTCGTCCTCTTCAGGAAGGCTTGATGTTCATCAAGAATGGTTGGTATGAGAGCTTGGACAACTATGACTTTGCTGATTATCCAGCGAACTCAGTAGATATCGGCAGAAAAGATGGTAAAGCCTACATTGTACCTCTCGTAACCGAGTGGCAGGTAATGTACTACCGAAAGGATCTGTTTAAAAAGGCTGGTCTTTCCGTACCTACAACCTTTGCAGAGCTTGAGAATGCCGCAAGAGTCCTTAATAAGGACGGTGTTGCTGGTTTTGCCTCAAGAGGTAAGGGTGCTGCTGCAGTAACTCAGATTTCCAGCTATATCTATAACTATGGTGGTAGATATCTTGAAGATGGAAAGGCTGTCTTTGATAGCCCAGAGGCAATTGAAGCAATCCGATATTATGGCAAATTGCTTGGCAATTATGGACCACAGGGCGTTACCAGCATGTCTTGGGAGAATATCATGCCTGTGTTCCAGGCTGGAAAGGTCGCAATGTGGACTGATGCAAGTGTCTTCTATGGACAGATTGTTGATCCTGCAAAGACAGAGATTCCTGCTGAGGATATCGGGGTAGCACAGCTTCCAAGAGGCCCAAAGGATGATTCCCCGTTCATCGTAGTTTCATGGGGTATGGCAATGTCCTCCGCTTCCAAGAACAAGGATGCTGCACAGAAGTTCCTCGACTGGGCTACAAGCAAGGAACTTGCCAAGGAAGGTATGCTCACGAACATCACCATGGCACGAGATTCTGCTTGGGCAGATGCTGAGGTTAGGGCAGTTATGAATCCTAGTTTGGTTGAGACACAGGCACATGCTGCAAAGAACGGGTTCCCGTTTGACCGACCGTTCATGAGTTCTGTTGGACAGGCACGTGACCTGATCGGTGAAGTCATCATCGAATCCATCAATACCAAGGGTACTTCAAGTAAACTCAGTGCACTTGCCAGTGAGAAGGCAGATGCTGTAGATGAGCTCCTGAAGGCCGATGGTGAGTACGGACTCTAA
- a CDS encoding sugar ABC transporter permease produces the protein MVKQGFLEKNLRYIFPLPAVLFVVILMVFPVVYTFFLSFTDWSLTSGRPLSVVGLESYFKVLKEPRFLQSLGRTFYFTFGAVIVEMVLGTVLALILNRKFKGKGMVKTLLLLPLVATPVAIGIVWNLFYDPTIGILNYVLSVLKLPQSGWVSDARTVMPSLIMVDIWQWTPMITIIVLAGLAGLSTEPYESAMVDGANGRQVLFQITLPMLMPTILTAVILRAIDALKTYDIIYSMTGGGPGYASENLNVLAFKYSFEYFRMGQSAVMLVFLFAIVMLFSLMVMRVRRIFEL, from the coding sequence ATGGTCAAACAAGGTTTCTTAGAAAAAAATCTACGCTATATTTTCCCACTTCCTGCCGTGCTGTTTGTAGTGATACTTATGGTGTTTCCGGTGGTGTATACTTTCTTTCTCAGTTTTACTGATTGGTCATTGACCAGTGGGAGACCCCTCTCTGTAGTGGGACTGGAGAGTTATTTCAAGGTACTCAAGGAGCCTAGGTTCCTTCAGTCTCTGGGAAGGACTTTCTATTTTACGTTTGGTGCTGTAATTGTGGAAATGGTTCTTGGGACTGTCCTAGCCCTAATTCTCAACCGAAAGTTCAAGGGGAAGGGTATGGTGAAAACCTTGTTGCTGTTGCCCTTGGTTGCAACTCCGGTCGCTATTGGAATTGTTTGGAACCTGTTCTATGACCCGACAATTGGCATTCTGAACTATGTGCTCAGTGTGTTAAAGCTTCCACAGAGTGGTTGGGTCAGTGATGCAAGGACTGTTATGCCTTCCTTGATCATGGTAGATATCTGGCAGTGGACGCCTATGATTACCATCATCGTACTAGCGGGTCTTGCTGGTTTGTCCACTGAGCCGTATGAATCGGCCATGGTCGATGGGGCAAATGGAAGGCAGGTCCTGTTTCAGATCACGCTTCCCATGTTGATGCCGACCATCCTTACTGCGGTAATCCTTCGGGCGATCGATGCACTTAAAACCTACGATATCATCTACTCGATGACTGGAGGGGGGCCGGGGTATGCTTCAGAGAACCTGAATGTCTTGGCTTTTAAATACAGCTTTGAATACTTCAGGATGGGACAGAGTGCTGTTATGTTGGTCTTCCTGTTTGCTATCGTCATGCTCTTCAGCTTGATGGTGATGCGCGTACGCAGAATTTTCGAGTTGTAG
- a CDS encoding carbohydrate ABC transporter permease, which yields MQRKIVHSILFGIMLVLIIVPILFPFIWMLMSSFKTQVDIISWPPKFIFTPVMQNYERVFIEQDFLHYMKNSVIVSVVSVFFSLILGLPAAYSIARYKQKKLSVFILVARLMPGISFLMPWYIVFSRLHLMDSYIALILSHMLIALPLVVWVMAPYFDSVPRELEEAAMVDGLTQQSAFLKILLPLSGPGVVTATTLSFIFSWNNFMFSQVLSQQKTRTLPIAVYNFLSYVEVDWGAVMAAAVTIMAPAIILTMFFQKYVVKGLTMGAVKG from the coding sequence ATGCAGCGAAAAATAGTCCATTCAATTCTCTTTGGTATCATGCTGGTTTTGATCATCGTACCAATTTTATTCCCCTTCATCTGGATGCTGATGAGTTCGTTCAAGACACAAGTTGATATCATCAGTTGGCCTCCAAAGTTCATATTTACCCCGGTGATGCAGAACTATGAGCGGGTGTTCATAGAGCAGGATTTCCTGCATTACATGAAAAACTCTGTCATTGTATCGGTGGTGAGTGTGTTCTTTTCACTCATTCTTGGGCTCCCCGCAGCCTACTCCATTGCTCGCTATAAGCAGAAGAAACTCTCTGTATTCATTCTGGTTGCTCGCTTGATGCCGGGTATCTCATTCCTTATGCCTTGGTACATTGTTTTTTCAAGGCTTCACTTGATGGATAGCTATATTGCCTTGATTCTCAGCCATATGCTTATTGCTCTTCCTTTGGTTGTGTGGGTAATGGCTCCCTATTTCGATTCGGTGCCTCGTGAGCTAGAAGAGGCTGCTATGGTGGATGGACTGACGCAGCAGAGTGCGTTCCTCAAGATCTTGTTGCCTCTCTCCGGTCCTGGGGTGGTTACCGCTACAACGTTGAGTTTTATCTTCAGTTGGAACAACTTCATGTTCAGCCAGGTACTGAGCCAGCAGAAAACAAGAACACTTCCCATTGCAGTATATAACTTCCTCAGTTATGTCGAAGTTGACTGGGGTGCGGTCATGGCAGCAGCTGTTACCATTATGGCTCCGGCAATTATCCTTACGATGTTCTTCCAGAAGTATGTTGTCAAAGGACTTACGATGGGAGCTGTGAAAGGGTAG
- the budA gene encoding acetolactate decarboxylase, which produces MKTGNRVLSAVVLVLCLFLASGCTSVPKEDNIYQVSLLNALLQGEYDGFISVDTLKDHGDTGIGTFDTLDGEMIFLDGEVYKAKADGSVEIIDDQVMVPFAVATMFEPDVVMKPYSVIADIEILKNTMDACIAETTNDFNRFYVAKVQGSFSHVRVRSVPSQKKPYLPLSVIAESQKEFEYKQVEGTIVAFRSPDYVEGINLPGWHLHFLSEDKSKGGHLLEAALIQGELEMGDMKEFQLILPSSGSFATMDIADDRREETLAIEGVAKP; this is translated from the coding sequence ATGAAAACGGGTAATCGGGTCCTTAGTGCTGTAGTGTTGGTTTTATGCTTGTTTCTTGCAAGTGGATGTACCTCAGTTCCCAAGGAAGACAATATCTACCAGGTCTCTTTGCTCAATGCATTGTTGCAGGGAGAGTATGATGGGTTCATATCTGTTGATACCTTGAAGGACCATGGAGATACGGGCATTGGTACCTTTGATACTCTGGATGGGGAGATGATTTTCCTCGATGGGGAAGTTTATAAAGCCAAGGCTGACGGCTCTGTAGAAATAATAGATGACCAGGTTATGGTGCCCTTTGCTGTTGCAACGATGTTTGAACCGGATGTTGTTATGAAACCATATAGTGTGATTGCAGACATTGAGATCTTGAAGAATACGATGGATGCATGTATTGCTGAAACTACCAATGATTTCAATCGCTTCTATGTTGCAAAAGTACAAGGATCTTTCAGCCACGTAAGAGTACGGAGTGTTCCATCCCAGAAGAAACCGTACCTACCGCTCTCTGTAATCGCAGAATCCCAAAAAGAGTTTGAATATAAGCAAGTGGAGGGGACCATTGTTGCATTCCGCTCTCCCGACTATGTAGAAGGGATCAACCTGCCGGGTTGGCATCTGCACTTTCTTTCTGAAGATAAAAGCAAGGGTGGGCATCTTTTAGAGGCTGCTCTTATTCAAGGAGAGCTTGAGATGGGAGATATGAAGGAGTTTCAGCTCATTCTTCCTTCCAGTGGTTCCTTTGCCACAATGGATATTGCTGACGACAGAAGAGAGGAAACGCTCGCTATTGAGGGTGTTGCCAAGCCCTAG
- a CDS encoding sugar phosphate isomerase/epimerase family protein, whose translation MRRIGVHETRFKEYGNDDVVALFARAREYEYNLLEINGERLLSLSPLGLKRISLEARNFQLDLSYSLSLGPLYDLSSLDEEVRKRGHLTVEKIIRNIGQMGGGSLNGPFYTAFPPLLHMESQKDRLFEQSVGSLRSLANIAVDEDVLLNIRPVNRYEHFFLNTASDALQFVRAVNHPGCGIDLDTFHMNIEESDILAAFEQAGYYLHCIHIRENNGQAVGNGALPWALIKERLDLMHYEGPLVHAPEALKIAPFEGKQIRRLLS comes from the coding sequence ATGAGAAGAATTGGTGTTCACGAGACTCGGTTCAAGGAATATGGGAATGATGATGTTGTTGCCCTGTTTGCCAGAGCAAGGGAATACGAATACAATCTACTCGAAATCAACGGAGAGCGCTTGCTTTCCCTATCTCCCCTTGGGCTCAAACGCATTTCATTGGAGGCAAGGAACTTTCAGCTGGATCTCTCGTATTCACTTTCCCTTGGCCCTCTTTATGATCTTTCATCACTGGATGAAGAGGTGAGAAAGAGGGGTCACTTAACAGTTGAGAAAATCATCAGGAATATCGGACAGATGGGAGGGGGGAGCCTGAATGGGCCCTTCTATACCGCTTTTCCTCCATTGCTCCACATGGAAAGCCAGAAAGATCGCTTGTTCGAGCAGAGTGTAGGAAGTCTGCGGTCTTTGGCAAATATTGCCGTGGACGAGGATGTCTTGCTGAACATCCGCCCGGTAAATCGCTACGAACACTTTTTTCTCAACACTGCTTCTGACGCTCTCCAATTTGTTCGGGCTGTAAACCATCCAGGCTGTGGAATCGATCTTGATACCTTCCACATGAATATCGAGGAATCGGACATACTCGCAGCTTTCGAGCAAGCTGGGTATTACCTACACTGCATCCATATCAGGGAGAACAATGGACAAGCGGTTGGCAATGGAGCGTTGCCTTGGGCTCTTATCAAGGAGAGACTCGACCTCATGCACTATGAAGGTCCACTCGTACATGCTCCTGAGGCTTTGAAGATTGCACCATTTGAGGGAAAGCAGATCAGGAGATTGCTCAGTTAG
- a CDS encoding cupin domain-containing protein, with the protein MNRLKYDDATTITMAPGVSRRVLSHTPELMLVEVTFASGAVVPVHKHPHQQISYIKSGRFSFTGNGSSEEAGPGDSLAFASNVEHGVTCLEDGVVLDCFSPAREDFL; encoded by the coding sequence ATGAACAGATTGAAATATGATGATGCCACTACAATTACCATGGCCCCTGGCGTATCCAGAAGGGTTCTCTCCCATACTCCAGAGCTGATGTTGGTTGAAGTAACCTTTGCCTCCGGTGCGGTAGTACCAGTCCATAAGCACCCTCATCAACAAATAAGCTATATCAAGTCAGGACGATTCTCCTTTACAGGCAATGGGTCATCTGAAGAAGCAGGACCTGGTGATTCTTTGGCCTTTGCCTCGAATGTGGAACATGGTGTCACCTGTTTGGAAGATGGTGTGGTACTCGATTGCTTTTCACCTGCACGAGAGGATTTTCTCTAG
- a CDS encoding iron-containing alcohol dehydrogenase, whose translation MNMTYFLPTKLVFGQNTLSTLHEQSLPGKKALIVISSGTSTRKYGYLGQVEDQLKQADVSYEVFDKILPNPVKRHVEEGSALAKEKGCDFVIGLGGGSVIDSAKAIAIMATNDGDLWDYISGGSGKGKPMSKKPLPIVAITTTAGTGTEVDPWLVITKEETNEKIGMGTEDTFPTLSIVDPTLMVSVPPQLTAFQGFDALFHSTEGYLNKTANTFSDLYSLEAIRLIGKSLRTAVADGKNLAAREDVALANTLAGLVEWTSGCISEHSLEHAMSAFHPELAHGAGLIMISKAYYTHIAENHIADERMVAMAKALGREDATEAMDFVRALEDLQKDCGVADLKMSDYGMKEEEIPSMVKNARENMGGLFEVDPMILSDEDCLKIFQQSFK comes from the coding sequence ATGAACATGACCTATTTTCTTCCAACGAAACTTGTTTTCGGACAGAATACTCTTTCAACGCTCCACGAGCAGTCACTTCCCGGCAAGAAAGCCTTAATTGTTATATCCAGTGGAACATCGACCCGTAAATACGGCTATCTCGGCCAAGTTGAAGATCAGTTGAAACAAGCTGATGTCTCATACGAAGTATTTGACAAGATCCTTCCCAACCCAGTGAAGCGGCATGTAGAAGAAGGTTCTGCACTTGCCAAGGAGAAAGGCTGTGACTTTGTCATCGGTCTTGGTGGTGGATCGGTCATTGACTCAGCGAAAGCAATTGCCATCATGGCAACCAATGATGGAGATCTTTGGGACTATATCAGCGGAGGCTCTGGCAAGGGCAAGCCCATGAGTAAAAAACCACTGCCCATTGTTGCTATTACCACCACAGCCGGAACCGGTACGGAGGTAGACCCTTGGTTGGTTATTACCAAGGAAGAGACCAATGAGAAGATTGGTATGGGAACTGAGGATACCTTTCCCACACTCAGTATTGTCGACCCAACACTGATGGTTAGTGTTCCTCCCCAGCTCACAGCATTCCAAGGTTTCGATGCACTCTTTCACAGCACAGAAGGGTATCTCAATAAGACAGCAAATACATTCAGTGACCTCTATAGCCTGGAAGCAATCCGGCTAATCGGAAAAAGCCTAAGAACAGCTGTAGCGGACGGCAAGAATCTTGCAGCACGTGAAGATGTAGCCCTAGCAAATACTCTTGCAGGTCTTGTTGAATGGACCAGTGGATGTATCAGCGAACACTCACTGGAGCATGCCATGAGTGCCTTCCACCCTGAGCTTGCTCATGGTGCAGGCTTGATTATGATAAGCAAGGCCTACTACACCCATATTGCAGAGAACCACATTGCAGATGAGCGAATGGTAGCCATGGCTAAGGCTCTTGGCAGGGAAGATGCAACTGAGGCGATGGATTTTGTGAGAGCCTTGGAAGATCTCCAGAAGGATTGTGGGGTAGCAGACCTCAAGATGAGTGACTATGGCATGAAGGAGGAAGAGATTCCTTCGATGGTGAAGAATGCCAGAGAGAACATGGGTGGTCTGTTCGAGGTTGACCCGATGATACTCAGCGATGAGGATTGTCTCAAGATTTTCCAGCAATCGTTTAAGTAA
- the chrA gene encoding chromate efflux transporter: MATVNYRHFLKDVLICSLGAYGGPEAHFGVFLDHLVTKKHYLEEEDLVELLALNSILPGPTSTQTIVSVGYRIGGPLLAFFTLMVWALPVVLIMTALSFLYQILEELQISGKILRFIGPMAVGFIVLAAYRIGKKVLIDITSYTLFMFGAVTTYFIRSPWIFPLVLIIGGIISVVSSRETDLFQKTKLNPPWHYLVWFACFAAGSLLLATLTHHLLITLFEAFYRYGYLVFGGGQVVVPVMIAELVETKGYMSNEEFLTGYGLVQGLPGPMFSFSAYAGGMAARGHGYLFQIAAALLSAIGIFLPGTLLIFYVYPVWEKLKGIKAVRLSLRGVNAVAGGLITTAAILLLQKSGLSLENFLVLLTTVLLLLTRKIPAPLIVLAVLGAGIIL; this comes from the coding sequence ATGGCAACGGTGAACTATCGACACTTCCTCAAAGATGTCTTGATCTGCAGTTTGGGGGCCTATGGAGGACCGGAGGCACACTTCGGGGTATTCCTTGACCACCTTGTGACCAAGAAGCACTATCTAGAAGAAGAGGACCTTGTAGAACTACTCGCCCTAAACAGCATACTCCCTGGCCCGACCAGCACGCAGACCATTGTCTCGGTTGGCTACCGAATTGGTGGACCACTCCTTGCATTCTTCACCCTGATGGTCTGGGCATTACCAGTTGTGCTGATCATGACTGCACTGTCATTTCTCTATCAAATACTTGAGGAGTTGCAGATATCCGGCAAAATCCTTCGCTTTATCGGCCCAATGGCGGTAGGATTCATTGTTCTCGCTGCCTACCGTATCGGGAAAAAAGTGTTGATAGACATAACAAGTTATACACTCTTCATGTTTGGTGCTGTTACTACGTATTTTATACGCTCTCCTTGGATTTTCCCCTTGGTTCTCATCATTGGGGGAATCATTTCTGTGGTCAGCAGCAGGGAAACAGACTTATTCCAGAAAACAAAGCTCAATCCTCCTTGGCACTACCTTGTATGGTTTGCCTGCTTTGCTGCCGGATCATTGCTTCTCGCTACCCTAACCCATCACCTGCTTATCACGCTGTTTGAGGCATTCTACCGCTACGGTTACCTGGTATTCGGAGGAGGACAGGTGGTAGTCCCCGTCATGATCGCAGAATTGGTGGAAACAAAGGGGTACATGAGCAATGAGGAGTTTCTCACCGGATACGGTCTGGTCCAAGGGTTACCCGGCCCGATGTTCAGCTTCAGCGCCTATGCAGGAGGCATGGCAGCCCGTGGACATGGTTATCTGTTCCAGATTGCAGCTGCCTTACTCTCAGCAATTGGAATTTTCCTTCCGGGAACACTACTTATATTCTATGTCTATCCTGTATGGGAGAAGTTGAAGGGGATCAAGGCAGTAAGACTATCCCTGAGAGGAGTCAATGCAGTGGCAGGGGGGCTCATCACTACGGCAGCAATTCTGCTATTGCAGAAAAGTGGATTAAGCCTTGAGAATTTCCTTGTACTCCTCACCACGGTGCTCTTGTTGCTTACACGAAAAATACCCGCCCCCTTGATCGTACTTGCGGTACTGGGAGCGGGAATTATCCTGTAA
- a CDS encoding pyridoxamine 5'-phosphate oxidase family protein, with the protein MLPNTITEAWKNKQPAIVLTTVDEQGMPNSIYATCTDLYQDNEIVIANNYFDKTKHNIDTGTKASVLFITEEGKSYQLKGEVSYHTEGAYYDFMKAFNPVKHPGHGALVLHAQAGFSGQEQLF; encoded by the coding sequence ATGTTGCCAAACACAATCACTGAGGCTTGGAAGAATAAACAGCCAGCTATTGTACTTACTACCGTTGACGAGCAAGGGATGCCAAACAGCATTTACGCAACCTGTACTGATCTCTATCAGGATAATGAAATTGTCATAGCCAACAACTACTTCGACAAGACGAAGCATAATATTGATACGGGAACAAAAGCCTCCGTGCTTTTTATTACAGAGGAAGGTAAGTCATATCAACTGAAAGGTGAGGTAAGCTACCACACAGAGGGTGCCTACTATGATTTCATGAAGGCCTTTAATCCTGTTAAACACCCCGGACACGGAGCACTGGTACTCCATGCCCAAGCGGGTTTTAGCGGTCAGGAACAGTTGTTCTAG
- a CDS encoding nitronate monooxygenase, producing the protein MTIPDLETLHTNLKSVLHHCVQQLHLGEVKPAIEKILSSKITWPELRIGNLVAKTPIVQGGMGVGISLSSLASAVANAGGIGVIAANGIGLLEKDYYEDGRAANLRAFRNEIRKARSLSDGIIGVNIMVAVNDFHQLLDVAIEEKVDIVFLGAGLPIKNIPVEALREANVKLAPIVSSARAAQMIFRMWEKLYKDTPDAVVVEGPKAGGHLGFTAEQLDDPEYQLEAIVPLVVEALKPFEKSKGVAIPVIAGGGVYTGKDIYKVLSLGASAVQMATRFVATDECDADIRFKEAYVSCTKEQIGLIKSPVGMPGRAIRNQFILDSEAGNNPSFRCAWKCLATCKAEQANYCISIALNNARRGLLNSGYVFAGSNAYRVKRIIPVATLVEELQRGYQLNVQAKLTELLDTVKALLDAYGKREALLKELTERYEQALEALPSQRDVITALKKQYSKLVSQEEVLRLTVKEKLVLSSHLAH; encoded by the coding sequence ATGACAATACCGGATTTAGAAACATTACATACAAATCTCAAGAGCGTATTGCACCATTGTGTGCAACAACTGCATCTAGGGGAGGTCAAGCCTGCTATTGAGAAAATACTCAGTTCAAAAATTACCTGGCCGGAACTGAGAATCGGAAACCTTGTGGCGAAGACCCCTATTGTACAAGGGGGTATGGGAGTTGGAATCTCACTCTCCTCTCTGGCCTCGGCTGTTGCCAATGCCGGAGGTATCGGGGTAATTGCTGCCAATGGAATCGGACTGCTTGAGAAAGACTACTATGAGGACGGTAGAGCTGCCAATCTCAGGGCATTCAGGAATGAAATCCGTAAAGCCAGAAGCTTGAGTGATGGAATTATTGGGGTGAACATCATGGTCGCTGTGAATGATTTCCATCAACTCCTCGATGTAGCCATTGAAGAGAAGGTTGATATCGTTTTTCTTGGAGCGGGCCTCCCGATCAAGAACATACCGGTTGAAGCACTCAGAGAGGCAAACGTTAAACTTGCCCCAATCGTAAGCTCTGCACGAGCTGCCCAGATGATCTTCCGCATGTGGGAGAAGCTGTATAAAGACACCCCGGATGCTGTCGTGGTGGAAGGGCCAAAGGCAGGCGGACACCTTGGATTTACCGCCGAGCAATTGGACGACCCAGAGTACCAACTCGAGGCCATTGTTCCCTTGGTTGTAGAAGCACTGAAACCTTTCGAGAAGAGCAAGGGTGTCGCCATTCCTGTAATTGCAGGAGGTGGTGTCTATACTGGAAAGGATATCTACAAGGTATTAAGCCTCGGTGCTAGTGCCGTACAGATGGCAACCCGTTTTGTAGCAACTGATGAATGTGATGCCGATATCCGTTTCAAGGAAGCTTATGTTTCCTGCACGAAGGAACAAATCGGTCTCATCAAGAGTCCCGTTGGAATGCCTGGTCGTGCAATTCGCAACCAGTTCATCCTTGATAGTGAAGCAGGAAACAATCCCTCATTCCGCTGTGCTTGGAAGTGTCTTGCCACCTGCAAGGCAGAGCAAGCGAACTACTGCATCTCCATTGCATTGAACAATGCAAGAAGAGGATTGCTGAATAGCGGATATGTATTTGCAGGCAGCAATGCCTATCGGGTAAAAAGAATTATACCGGTAGCTACCTTGGTTGAAGAGCTACAGCGAGGATACCAGCTGAATGTACAGGCCAAGCTGACCGAACTGCTGGATACAGTGAAAGCCTTGCTTGATGCGTACGGAAAAAGAGAAGCCTTGCTGAAAGAACTCACAGAACGTTATGAGCAAGCATTGGAAGCACTTCCTAGCCAGAGAGATGTCATTACTGCATTGAAAAAACAGTACAGCAAGCTTGTCTCACAGGAAGAAGTGCTTCGTTTGACGGTGAAGGAGAAGCTTGTGCTCTCCTCACACCTGGCTCACTAG